The following proteins come from a genomic window of Gordonia westfalica:
- the lnt gene encoding apolipoprotein N-acyltransferase — protein MNAADTASLDEEAVARGRRFTFTRDWFLRTLAAILAGVAMWAAFPPRNWWFLAVIGLGVLFTALYVRRPRVRTGAWVGFVFGLAFFIPLLPWIGVYVGPLPWIALAVLLSGYLAVFGAVATLTMRLPVPPVWFMLSWVLVEAARSAFPFGGFPWGRTAFSQVDGPLLPLASVLGAPGLSAGVALFGASVAWLLVILVSAYRRFARSAAAPLATDQPSGIVRVATLAVAIALLAPVAAIALTPATIDRTISSKSVHVGAVQGNVPRLGLDFNAQRRAVLDNHVRTTIGYGQAIDSGLAAQPDFVLWPENASDISPLDNADAAAEITAASEAVRAPILVGTLLRNPDGRPTNSVLVWDGAKGPVDRYDKHIVQPFGEYLPWRPFFRLFSSYADMAGNFKPGTGPTVVDVPGRSGEVTVGVATCWEVAFDRAARQSVRDGAQMLYVPTNNATFGRTEMTYQQLAMSQVRAVEHGRAVVVAATSGVSAIIDADGSITDQSGFFTSDVLTGTLPLRNNTTLATRLGAWPEALAIVVAVGGLLFALASRTRFTLKPRRDAARASGDN, from the coding sequence GTGAACGCGGCGGATACGGCATCGCTCGACGAGGAGGCCGTGGCGCGTGGCCGCCGCTTCACGTTCACTCGTGACTGGTTCCTCCGTACCCTGGCCGCAATCCTCGCCGGTGTGGCGATGTGGGCGGCCTTCCCGCCGCGCAACTGGTGGTTCCTCGCGGTCATCGGGCTCGGCGTGCTCTTCACCGCGCTGTATGTGCGACGCCCCCGGGTCCGAACCGGTGCATGGGTCGGCTTCGTCTTCGGACTGGCCTTCTTCATCCCGTTGCTGCCCTGGATCGGGGTCTACGTCGGTCCGCTGCCGTGGATCGCGTTGGCGGTGTTGCTCTCCGGGTACCTGGCCGTCTTCGGCGCGGTCGCGACCCTCACCATGCGACTGCCGGTCCCGCCGGTCTGGTTCATGCTCTCCTGGGTGCTCGTCGAGGCCGCACGTTCGGCGTTCCCGTTTGGTGGGTTCCCATGGGGGAGAACTGCTTTCAGTCAGGTTGACGGCCCGCTCCTGCCGCTGGCCTCGGTGCTGGGCGCGCCCGGGCTCTCCGCCGGGGTCGCGCTGTTCGGTGCCTCGGTCGCGTGGTTGCTCGTCATCCTCGTCTCCGCCTATCGCCGGTTCGCCCGGTCGGCGGCCGCGCCACTCGCCACTGACCAGCCCTCGGGGATAGTGCGCGTCGCGACCCTCGCCGTCGCGATCGCGCTTCTCGCACCCGTAGCGGCGATCGCCCTGACCCCGGCGACCATCGACCGCACCATCTCGTCGAAGTCGGTACACGTCGGGGCGGTGCAGGGCAATGTGCCGCGCCTCGGTCTGGACTTCAACGCGCAGCGTCGTGCCGTGCTCGACAACCACGTGCGCACCACCATCGGCTACGGACAGGCGATCGACTCCGGCCTCGCCGCCCAGCCCGACTTCGTACTGTGGCCGGAGAACGCGTCGGACATCTCACCCCTGGACAACGCCGACGCCGCCGCCGAGATCACCGCCGCCTCCGAGGCGGTCCGCGCGCCGATCCTCGTCGGCACGCTGCTGCGCAACCCCGACGGACGTCCGACCAATTCGGTGCTCGTCTGGGACGGGGCGAAGGGACCGGTCGACCGCTACGACAAGCACATCGTGCAGCCGTTCGGCGAGTACCTGCCCTGGCGGCCCTTCTTCCGGCTGTTCTCCTCGTACGCGGACATGGCGGGCAACTTCAAACCGGGGACCGGCCCGACGGTCGTGGACGTGCCCGGCCGCTCGGGCGAGGTCACCGTGGGCGTGGCCACCTGCTGGGAGGTCGCCTTCGACCGCGCCGCCCGCCAGTCGGTCCGCGACGGCGCGCAGATGCTCTACGTCCCGACCAACAACGCGACCTTCGGCCGTACCGAGATGACCTATCAGCAGCTGGCGATGTCGCAGGTGCGTGCCGTCGAGCACGGACGTGCGGTGGTCGTCGCAGCGACCAGTGGTGTGAGCGCCATCATCGACGCCGACGGCTCGATCACCGATCAGTCGGGCTTCTTCACCTCGGATGTGCTGACCGGCACCCTTCCGCTGCGCAACAACACGACTCTCGCCACTCGCCTCGGGGCGTGGCCGGAGGCACTCGCGATCGTCGTCGCGGTGGGCGGTCTTTTGTTTGCGCTGGCCTCGCGTACTAGGTTCACACTCAAGCCACGCAGGGACGCCGCTCGGGCGTCCGGTGACAACTAA
- a CDS encoding polyprenol monophosphomannose synthase, which translates to MASGIDATAGQRQSDDAPQPVVGADGTGALVVVPTFNERDNLPVIVERLQAALPGAHLLVVDDSSPDGTGDIADELARKDAEEPAGKDGSAGRVHVMHRKEKDGLGKAYLAGFAWGLARDYPVIVEMDADGSHAPEQLHRLFDAVNAGADLVIGSRYVSGGKLVNWPKHREFLSRGANTYARIALGAKVHDITAGFRAYRRTVLEKIELDTVESAGYCFQIDLAWRTVRAGFDVREVPITFTERELGVSKMSGGVMSEAFTMVARWGIQSRLERLGIVKNR; encoded by the coding sequence ATGGCATCGGGGATTGACGCCACGGCAGGACAGCGGCAGTCGGATGACGCGCCGCAGCCCGTGGTCGGCGCCGACGGAACCGGAGCGCTCGTCGTCGTACCGACGTTCAACGAGCGCGACAACCTGCCGGTGATCGTCGAACGCCTCCAGGCCGCCCTTCCCGGCGCGCATCTGCTGGTCGTCGACGACTCCAGTCCGGACGGCACCGGCGACATCGCCGACGAACTCGCCCGCAAGGATGCCGAGGAACCCGCCGGCAAGGACGGGTCGGCCGGCCGCGTCCACGTGATGCACCGCAAGGAGAAGGACGGTCTCGGCAAGGCCTACCTCGCCGGCTTCGCATGGGGTCTGGCCCGCGACTACCCGGTCATCGTCGAGATGGATGCCGACGGCAGTCACGCACCCGAGCAGCTGCACCGCCTCTTCGACGCCGTCAACGCCGGCGCCGATCTCGTCATCGGGTCGCGGTACGTCTCCGGCGGCAAGCTGGTGAACTGGCCCAAGCACCGTGAGTTCCTCTCACGCGGGGCCAACACCTACGCCCGCATCGCGCTCGGCGCCAAGGTCCACGACATCACCGCAGGGTTCCGCGCCTACCGTCGGACCGTGCTGGAGAAGATCGAGCTCGACACCGTCGAGTCGGCCGGTTACTGCTTCCAGATCGATCTGGCCTGGCGGACCGTCCGTGCCGGATTCGACGTCCGCGAGGTCCCGATCACGTTCACCGAACGTGAGCTGGGCGTCTCCAAGATGAGCGGCGGCGTCATGTCGGAGGCCTTCACGATGGTGGCCCGGTGGGGCATCCAGAGCCGCCTCGAGCGACTGGGCATCGTCAAGAACCGCTAG
- a CDS encoding RNA polymerase-binding protein RbpA, giving the protein MADRVLRGSRLGAVSYETDRDHDLAPRRIVQYRTDNGEIFDVPFADDAEVPSKWPCKNGMEGTILEGAEPEEKKTKPPRTHWDMLLERRSEEELEVLLNERLDLLKQRRKGISH; this is encoded by the coding sequence ATGGCAGATCGAGTACTTCGGGGTAGCCGCCTCGGCGCGGTGAGCTACGAGACCGATCGCGACCACGACCTCGCGCCACGTCGCATCGTCCAGTACCGCACCGACAACGGTGAGATCTTCGACGTCCCCTTCGCCGACGACGCCGAGGTCCCGTCGAAGTGGCCGTGCAAGAACGGTATGGAAGGCACGATCCTCGAGGGCGCCGAGCCCGAGGAGAAGAAGACGAAGCCGCCGCGCACCCACTGGGACATGCTGCTCGAGCGTCGCAGCGAGGAAGAGCTCGAGGTGCTCCTCAACGAGCGTCTCGACCTGCTGAAGCAGCGTCGCAAGGGCATCTCGCACTGA
- a CDS encoding DUF3263 domain-containing protein, which translates to MNDRQQQMIQFEKHWYPLGGGSSKQIIEEFGLSDRDFFAELNRLVDADPPEALSAAELRRMREVIRRRLWMAR; encoded by the coding sequence ATGAACGACAGGCAGCAGCAGATGATCCAGTTCGAGAAGCACTGGTATCCGCTGGGTGGTGGCTCGTCGAAGCAGATCATCGAGGAGTTCGGGCTGTCTGATCGGGACTTCTTCGCCGAGCTCAACCGGCTCGTCGACGCCGACCCGCCGGAGGCTCTGAGCGCGGCCGAGTTGCGCCGCATGCGCGAGGTCATCCGTCGTCGGCTGTGGATGGCTCGCTGA
- a CDS encoding amidohydrolase yields MATQLLLGGAVYSAAAPDATAMAITDGVVVWVGTDDVGRALHPDAEIVDLDGLFVSPGFVDSHVHLTSTGLSLDGLTLNEATSRTHCLRLVEKTVADDAAAGHDVGDLLWGLGWDDSTWQGPEAEDGRFPTTSELDAVVGGRPVYLARVDEHSAVASTALRRLVPELADATGYHPEEPLVAEAHHLVRGAARLLVTAAHRERAQRRALGVAAAHGVVAVHENGGPDISGLDDFLALADLDHPVEIRRYWGQIVTDADHAAELMHITRADALGGDLFIDGAIGSHTAWLNEPYTDDPSTSGISYLDAETIHRHLRGCTLAGIQAGFHVIGDAATGAVVAALAELADELGTPKIARCAHRLEHAEMITARDAEILARCGVIASMQPHFDAEWGGEGDLYDARLGKTRAATLNDFAMLAKTGVALSFSSDAPVTPIDPWSTIRAAVHHHQPTNAISARGAFAAATRGGWRAGGVNDGLTGTLTPGAPASYAVWEVDDLVVAGSHEKVQRWSTDPRSRVPALPDVSPGAELPRCVRTVHRGQVLYDRDAG; encoded by the coding sequence GTGGCAACCCAACTGCTTCTCGGCGGTGCCGTGTACTCGGCGGCCGCCCCCGACGCGACCGCGATGGCCATCACCGATGGGGTGGTGGTGTGGGTCGGCACCGACGACGTCGGTCGCGCCCTCCACCCGGATGCGGAGATCGTCGACCTCGACGGACTGTTCGTCAGCCCGGGCTTCGTCGACTCGCATGTGCACCTCACCTCGACCGGTCTCTCGCTCGACGGTCTGACGCTCAACGAGGCGACCAGCCGCACGCATTGCCTGCGGCTCGTCGAGAAGACCGTCGCCGACGATGCCGCGGCCGGTCACGATGTCGGAGATCTGCTCTGGGGTCTCGGTTGGGACGACTCGACCTGGCAGGGTCCCGAAGCCGAGGACGGCCGGTTCCCGACGACCAGCGAACTCGACGCCGTGGTCGGCGGGCGCCCGGTGTACCTGGCGCGCGTCGACGAACACTCCGCGGTCGCATCCACCGCGTTGCGTCGCCTCGTGCCGGAACTCGCGGACGCCACCGGATACCACCCGGAGGAGCCGCTGGTCGCCGAGGCACACCATCTGGTCCGCGGCGCGGCGCGCCTGCTGGTGACCGCCGCACACCGTGAGCGTGCGCAGCGGCGGGCACTCGGCGTGGCAGCGGCACACGGCGTCGTCGCCGTGCACGAGAACGGCGGGCCCGACATCAGCGGCCTGGACGACTTCCTGGCCCTCGCCGACCTCGACCATCCGGTCGAGATCCGCCGCTACTGGGGACAGATCGTCACCGACGCCGACCATGCGGCCGAGCTGATGCACATCACCCGCGCCGACGCCCTCGGCGGCGACCTCTTCATCGATGGCGCGATCGGCTCGCACACCGCCTGGCTCAACGAGCCCTACACCGACGACCCGAGCACCAGCGGGATCAGCTACCTCGACGCCGAGACGATCCACCGGCATCTGCGGGGCTGCACGCTCGCCGGGATCCAGGCAGGTTTCCACGTCATCGGCGACGCCGCCACCGGGGCCGTCGTCGCCGCGCTCGCCGAACTCGCCGACGAGCTGGGCACCCCGAAGATCGCGCGGTGCGCCCACCGGCTCGAGCACGCCGAGATGATCACCGCCCGCGACGCGGAGATCCTCGCGCGCTGCGGCGTCATCGCCAGTATGCAGCCGCACTTCGACGCCGAGTGGGGCGGCGAAGGCGACCTCTACGACGCCCGGCTCGGCAAGACCCGTGCGGCAACCCTCAACGATTTCGCGATGCTCGCGAAAACCGGTGTGGCGCTCTCGTTCTCCTCGGATGCTCCGGTCACGCCGATCGACCCGTGGTCGACGATCCGTGCCGCGGTCCACCATCACCAGCCGACCAATGCGATCTCGGCACGTGGGGCCTTCGCGGCGGCCACCCGTGGCGGATGGCGCGCGGGGGGCGTGAACGACGGTCTCACCGGGACCCTCACGCCCGGCGCACCGGCGAGTTATGCGGTGTGGGAGGTCGACGATCTCGTCGTCGCGGGCTCGCACGAGAAGGTGCAGCGCTGGTCCACCGACCCGCGCTCCCGTGTGCCCGCCCTGCCGGATGTCTCGCCGGGTGCCGAGTTGCCGCGGTGCGTCCGGACCGTGCATCGCGGACAGGTCCTCTACGACCGGGACGCCGGGTGA
- a CDS encoding FxsA family protein: MALRYFAVYALLEIAAFVAMAMTLGFGWAVLISIVAGVLGFLTLRWQGRKVFGELRRAANNEVDARAPLVDTALVATSTILLVIPGVVSTLAGILLLFPPTRKALRPVVVAVGAKRMATAMDRAGLYATGIYGGGIRGGGGIRGGGATVVDGTVVESDTPDTGYGAGSAPLTTPQLPPTR, encoded by the coding sequence ATGGCTCTCCGCTACTTCGCTGTGTACGCGCTGCTGGAGATCGCCGCCTTCGTGGCTATGGCGATGACTCTCGGGTTCGGTTGGGCCGTGCTGATCAGCATCGTGGCCGGCGTCCTCGGGTTCCTGACGCTGCGCTGGCAGGGCCGCAAGGTCTTCGGCGAGCTCCGGCGAGCCGCCAACAACGAGGTCGATGCCCGCGCCCCGCTCGTCGACACCGCGCTGGTCGCCACGTCGACGATCCTGCTGGTCATCCCGGGCGTCGTCTCGACCCTCGCCGGCATCCTGCTCCTGTTCCCGCCGACCCGGAAGGCGCTGCGGCCGGTTGTGGTGGCAGTCGGCGCCAAGCGGATGGCCACCGCGATGGACCGCGCGGGGCTGTACGCGACCGGCATCTACGGCGGCGGAATCCGTGGGGGTGGCGGAATCCGTGGGGGTGGCGCGACCGTCGTCGACGGCACGGTTGTGGAGTCCGACACCCCCGATACCGGCTACGGCGCAGGTTCGGCGCCGCTGACGACTCCGCAGCTGCCGCCCACGCGCTGA
- a CDS encoding DUF475 domain-containing protein — MIARIFGPSAAVSVVAMVIAYLYLGWTGLALCAILGVLEVSLSFDNAVINATILERMSEFWQRMFLTVGVLIAVFGMRLLFPLMIVWITGGLNPAEALRLATNPPPDGQTHFADGHPSYETILTEAHPQIAAFGGMFLLLLFLNFVLTERERTWLTWLERPLAKAGKLDQLPVVLAAIALVLTAEFLAADDIRATVLTAGILGMVTYITVDGLSSLFMSDGPGHEAGPTAATKATGKAAFFLFLYLEVLDASFSFDGVIGAFAITSDPIIIALGLGFIGAMFVRSITIYLVRRGTLGEYRYLEHGAHWAIGALAVILLLGVEYHIDEVVTGLVGVAFIGASLASSIRANRRDSRRDATPSSVNA, encoded by the coding sequence GTGATCGCCCGCATCTTCGGCCCGTCCGCCGCCGTCTCGGTGGTCGCGATGGTCATCGCGTACCTCTACCTCGGCTGGACCGGGCTCGCGCTGTGCGCGATCCTCGGCGTGCTCGAGGTGTCGCTGTCCTTCGACAACGCCGTCATCAACGCGACCATCCTCGAGCGGATGTCCGAGTTCTGGCAGCGCATGTTCCTCACCGTCGGTGTGCTCATCGCGGTCTTCGGTATGCGCCTGCTGTTCCCGTTGATGATCGTCTGGATCACCGGCGGCCTGAATCCGGCCGAGGCGCTGCGACTGGCGACCAATCCGCCGCCGGACGGGCAGACCCATTTCGCCGACGGCCACCCCAGCTACGAGACGATCCTCACCGAGGCGCATCCGCAGATCGCCGCGTTCGGCGGCATGTTCCTGCTGCTGCTGTTCCTGAACTTCGTGCTGACCGAGCGGGAGCGCACGTGGCTGACCTGGCTCGAGCGTCCGCTCGCCAAGGCGGGCAAACTCGATCAGCTCCCGGTCGTGCTCGCGGCGATCGCGCTGGTCCTCACCGCGGAGTTCCTCGCCGCCGACGACATCCGGGCCACCGTCCTGACCGCCGGCATCCTCGGCATGGTCACCTACATCACCGTCGACGGACTCAGTTCGCTGTTCATGTCCGACGGGCCGGGGCACGAGGCGGGCCCGACGGCCGCGACCAAGGCGACCGGCAAGGCCGCATTCTTCCTGTTCCTCTACCTCGAGGTGTTGGATGCGTCCTTCTCGTTCGACGGTGTGATCGGTGCGTTCGCGATCACCTCGGATCCGATCATCATCGCGCTCGGGCTTGGTTTCATCGGCGCGATGTTCGTCCGGTCCATCACGATCTACCTCGTGCGCCGGGGGACGCTGGGGGAGTACCGCTACCTCGAACACGGGGCGCACTGGGCGATCGGTGCGCTCGCGGTCATCCTGCTGCTCGGCGTGGAGTACCACATCGACGAGGTCGTCACGGGCCTCGTCGGAGTGGCCTTCATCGGTGCCTCCCTCGCCAGCAGTATCCGCGCCAACAGGCGAGATTCCCGGCGTGACGCGACGCCGTCCTCGGTGAACGCCTGA